The genomic region CTACGGCGAGCAGCGCGCTAACATAATACACGCCCGCGAGAGACTCTGTCAATAGAATCATGGTTCACGCGACAACCGTCCAGGGTCGTCCCAGTCAAAGATTCGTTGAATATCCAGTGTGTTCTATATATTATGGCGGATTGATTCCAACCCGTTCAACCGAAGCGAAAACACGGGGTCGCTGTTTATGCTGGACTGCCTGACGGATCGTGGAACCTTGCCCGATGACGTTGAAGCCTTTGAAAATGCCCTGGCTTGCACGCCAAAGAGCCTGCACGGACCGCTGGGGAAGCGATTCCGCGTCGATAAACCGATTTACGTGGTCAGGGCTCCCGCACGACTGGACTGCATGGGCGGTATCGCGGACTACAGCGGCTCGCTGGTTTGCGAGATGACCCTCGACCGGGCGGTTCTGATGGGCATCCAGGCCCGCGACGACCGACAGGTGGCCATACACAGTGCCGGCGTAGACGCGATGGGCATGTCACCGGACGTTACGCTGGCGCTGGAAGATCTGACGGCCGGCAGGGCTACCGGGGACTACGATACCTTGAAACTGCGTTTCTCCAGGACGCCGGAATCCGCCTGGGCGGCGTACGTAGCCGGGGCATTCAGTGTGCTGCAGGGGGAAGGATACATGGGTCGTTTCCCCCACGGAGCCACGATCGTGCTGGTGAGCAACATCCCGCTTCGGGTGGGCGTGTCTTCCTCGGCCGCGCTGGAAATCGCGGCCATATACGGACTGAGCCTGCTGTATGGGATCGAACTGGACGGCATGGACCTGGCCGTCCTGTCCCAGAAGGTGGAGAACCGTGTGGTCGGCGCGGCATGCGGCATCATGGACCAGGTCACCTGCGCCCTGGGTACCCGGGGCCGCCTGCTTTCCCTGCTTTGCCAGCCCCATACCGTACGGGAACAGATTCCGGTTCCGGAGGGGGTACATTTTATCGGGATAAACTCCGGCATCCGCCGCGAAATCAAAGGCTCAAGGTATACGAACAGCAGAATCGCCGCTTTCATGGGCCTGGCGATCATACAGGATCATTTGCGTTCGGGTAACGGAGCCGCGGCGAATTCCCACCTGGGCTACCTGTGCAATTTATCCACGACCGAATACGTGGAATCCTACCGGTCCCTGCTTCCACCGAGCATCTCGGGCCGGGCATTCGAACAGCGCTACGGGGGCACGCCCGATCCCGTGACGACCGTTGACCCCGAGGCGTTGTACAAAGTGCGCAGCCGGGTGGAACACCCGGTTTACGAACACCGCAGGGCGACGGAATTCACCGAGTGCATCCGTCTGGCGGGCGTTACGGAACAGGCCGGGTCTCTCGAGCAGGCTGGCAGGCTGATGTACGCGTCGGACTGGAGTTACACGCACCGGTGCGGGCTCGGTTCGACCGAAACGTCCTGGATCGTCAGAGAAACGAGGAAGCTGGGCTTGGAAGCAGGATTCTACGGAGCCAAGATCACGGGCGGCGGAGCGGGGGGGACGGTCGCCGTCGCGGGCAACGACCGTATGTTCGACCACCTGGGTCATCTGCTTAAGCGTTACGGTGAAGCGACCGGTATCGAGGCCGAACTCTTTACCGGAACTTCGCCTGGCACCCTTGAGTTCGGGCACCGCGTCTACCGTATAACCTGAGCATTCGCGGCGGGAGCGAAGGAGTCGAAAGGATTGAAACGCATACGAAAGGCGGTCATACCCCTGGCGGGCCAAGGCATCCGCATGATGCCGGCGACACGCGCGGTGCGCAAGGCGCTGTTCCCCATTGTGGACGTACGGGGACGCGCAAAAACTGTTTTGCAACTGATCATGGAAGAAGCGATTAACGCGGAAATCGAGGAAATCGGCCTGGTGATCGCGCCGGAAGACGAGGCACTGATTCGCGCCTACTTCTCGCGGTTGCCCGGCCCGTTAAAATCCGCGATCGGAAATCGAGCGGACTTGCTCGCCGCGGCCGAATTCCCCGGTGAACTCTCGGAGAAGCTGACCATTATTCCGCAGGATCGTCCCCGGGGGTTCGGCGATGCGATCCTCCGTGCGGGAGCCTGGATCGGAAACGATCCGGTCCTGGTCATGCTCGGCGATCACCTGTACCTCAGCGGGGAGGAACGGTGCTGCGCGCGTCAGTTGCTGGACGCCTTTGCGGAACTACAGGCACCGGTCTCAGGCGTGATCCGCAAGTCCGTCGACGCCATAAAACACTTCGGTACCGTTTCGGGCTGTCCCGTGCCGCGGTGGAACGGGCTTTATAAACTTGACGCCGTGGTGGAAAAACCCGAAACAGTCCTGGCACGAGACCGGCTACGGGTAGAGGGCATGCCGGCGGATACATACCTCTGCTGGTTTGGCCTGCACGCCATGACGCCGGATCTGATCTCCTGCCTGGCGCGAATGGCAAGAGACGGCGCCACCGACGAAGGCGAACTGCAGCTTACCGGAGCGCAGGCCATGCTGGCGTCTCAACGGGCGTACTTCGCCCTGGAAATAAACGGTGAGCACTTCGATACGGGTTCGCCGGACGGATACGTCGAGGCCGTGGCGGCTTTCGCCGATCCTGCTCGTCCCTGACAGAGCCCTGATCACCGGAGTTGATCCGGTACGGTAAGCCGGCTGCGAACGCCGGTTGGAAGTCACGAAACAGATTAACCCCGGCGGCATAGTACGCCGTTCACAATAGAAAGGGAATCTGATACCATGTCTGAACAGCAAGCCCCATCACGAGAAACCCTCGAATCCCTGCTCATTCCGAGTACGGCCACACTGACTTCCGTGCTCACTGAGTACGGTTTGTATAACACTTTCATGCAGGACGTCGCGCCACTTGCGCCCGGCACGCGCATGGCGGGACCTGCTTTCACGCTGCGGTACATACCCGGCCGTGAAGACATCACGCACGTACCCGTGGACAACCTGACGGACATGCAACGCATCGGTATCGAAAGCATCCGGCAAGGTGAAGTGCTCGTGATCGACGCGCGGGGAGACACCAGGGCCGGTGTCATGGGCGACATCCTTGCCACGAGAATCCTGCAGCGCGGCGCCGCGGGAGTGGTGAGCGACGGCGCGTTCCGGGATACTCCGGCCATCGTCGAAGCCGGGCTCGCCGCGTATGCAAGGTCCATGAACGCCCATAACAGCAAGAGCGTGCACTACCCGAGCGATATACAGCGCCCCATCGCCTGCGGCGGCATAGCCGTTTTCCCGGGAGACATCATCGTGGGCGATGCGGAGGGCATCGTAGTGGTACCGCGCCACCTGGCGGAAGTGGTAGCGGAAAAGGCCGAGGCGCAGGAGGAGCGCGAAGTCTTCATCCTGCAGAAGATCCAGCAGGGACACAGCATCATCGGCGTTTACCCGCCCGATGAAATGACCCTGGCCGAATACGAAGCCTGGAAGGCGAAAAAGGGCTGAACGCTCAACCGGTGGCCAGATCCGCTATGCGTTGCAAGGCCACCACCGCCAGCAGTCTCTCCTCGGCGTGCAGGGTCCTCGTCCGGCCTTCGGATTCCAGGTCCGACAGCACCCTGTACGCCAGTTCGATATCGTCCCGACCCGCCGCTGGTCCTCCAGCGGGTGCCGCATAATCGGCAGAACGATCCGGGCGTTTCGGGCCGGCCGCCCCTTCCGGACGCGCTTCCCCGACGACGTCCCGAGCGACCTCCACGAGCAGCTTCAGCATCTCCCCGGTCTGTTGCCGCTCGAAAGCATTCATGGCGCGGTCGACGGCGGCCGTGTACTGATTCCTGGTATCTCTTTCGACATACGACCAGCCGCCCAGCTGCCGGCGAACAGTCCGGAATATCCGCACCATCGCCCGATCCTGGTCCATCTCGCCGGCCTGAAGCAACCGGTACAGGAGATCCGGTGCACCGAGCAGATGCCCTGCCGACATGACCAGCACGCCCCGCTCGAGGCTGGTTTCGCTGGTCCGTATAAGATCCTGAAGCCGGCCGAGGATCCCTGTACTTCCCATCCTGGCCAGCGTTTCCAGGGCGGACTGTACGATCGCTGGGTCCCGCTCATGTTCGAGCAGGGCTTCCAACGCCGTTTCCGCGCGCCGGTCTCCGATCCTATCCAGGGCGATAACTGCGCTTCTTCGGATTCCCGGGCGCTCATCGTGCAGCAGGGTCACCAGGATGTTGAGGCTAAGCGACGAAGGCACCGCGCCCAGGGCTTCCACGGCCTCTTCGGCGATGTCCGACGAGGGGTTGCCCACGCATTCGAGCAGCGGATTGACCGCCTCCTCCGCACCGATCCTGCTGAGGGACTGTACGGCCTCCCGCCGTACGTTACGATCGCTGTCATCGAGCAGCGCGATCAACTCGTCCACGGCCAGGTGGCTGCCGGTTTCACCCAGTTCACGGGCGGCTCGTGCCCGGACCGATGGATTGCCGGATTTCCCCATGCGCACGAGGTGCCAGAGGGTCGCGATGGGATTCCCCTTGCGCACGCGGTTGATCACGTCCCTGGAAGAAACCTGCGAATCGGAGACCAGACGGGCCAGCAGGCCCATGTAGGAGATTCGAAGCACTCCGTTGGCAAGGAACAGGTATTGCAGGCCCGCGAAGGTGTAGCCGAAAAACGATACGGCAGGGATGGAGGTACACAGGTCCGCGGCTATTCCTCCCAGTACGGCACCACACGCCGCGCACCCTCTCGAGACCGCGGAGTAGCATCCCAGGAAAGCGGATCGGTTGGCCGCCGGGGCCGTCTTGACGATGAGATTGAAGCGGGCGGTACTCCATCCCGCGCTCATGCTGCCGCCCCAGACCTGCACCAGCGGCACCATGATCCAGTAGTTTTCCAGGGTCACGAATCCCCATCCCAGCGGAAACAGGGCCAGTCCCGCGGCAGTAATCGACATGACCGGCTTGTAACCGTACTTGTCCGCCAGGTAACCCCAGAAGGGATTCATGATGACCGTGGCAATGGTCTGTATGGCCGAGAAAATCGCGATCTGGGCGTAGGAGACTTCAAGCGTCCGCAGCATGTAGACGGTAAAGAAAGGCGCGGCGATCTGGGCAATGAGGAGCCGGCCCGAAACCAGGAACATCAATCTGCGAAAGGGACCGTGACGGAAGGGGAGGCGAAGCAACTGGTTCGAAGGGATGTCCTCCCCCCGGCTTTTCTGTGGTTCGGGAATACGGGACCAGGCCCAGACCCCGAAGCCGGAGAAGACCACGGCCACGACGAATATGGAGCTGAAGCCTTCCTGTGAATCTCCAGCGGCGTACGTACTCAGGAAGAATCCCGCGCAGACCGACGTGATCAGACCGGCGGATGCCGTCAGGCTACGCTGCCGGGCGACGAAGCGGCCGCGTATCTCGTCGGGAACCAGGTCGGTCAGCCAGGACTGACGCGCCGGGGAAACCAGAGACATGGCTGCCTTCGAGAGGGCGATGAAGGCCATGAGCGCCAACAACTGGTACCCCTCGAAGAAGAGAAAGGGGATGAAGGCGATGGGCAGCCAGAGCGATGAACTGATGCCATTGGCGAACAGGCACAGCGTCTTGCGTCGGGGCAGGCGTTCGATCAGCAGCGGCGAGAAGGCTTGCAGCAACTGGCCGATGGAAATGGACGCGGAGATAAAACCGATCATGGCGCTGGATGCGCCGAGATGCAGCGCGTAACCCGTGGTGTAGACGCCCGTGGTAATCGCCGAATGAACCGACTCGAGCATACCGTTCACGTTCCACATGCGCATCCCGCGCGCCGTCTGCAGCCGTGTCAGTTTCTTATCTTCTTGCACGATCCCGTTTCCCTGGAATTAACCTATCCCGTATATACTGTCCGGCACGCGTGCGTGATTCTCTACACCTGCCCGGTTACTCCTGCCCGGCATCCCTATTCCTGGCCTGCTCGTTTCTCGCGTTCCCATTTCTCGCCAGCACCCAGCTGACCGCCGTGCCGACCCCCAGGTTCACGGCCAGCGCCATGGGACTGATCCACATGAAACTGACCGGGTCGTTCCCATCGGGCAACATGCCGAACAGCGGACCGGAAAAGGCGATCAGCGAGGCGGTGAGGATGCCGCACACGGCGCCTGCGACGACGCCTGCCGGGCGGGCGAACGGCACGAACAACGCGAAGAAGAAGAGGGCGAATATGGGTGTTGTCAGCAGGTTTGAGGTCTTGTTGGTCACCGCCGTGATGTTGCCGGGCACCAGTTCCATCAGCGAACTCGCGCCTACGGCTATGGCGCCTATGACGAACGCGAGCATTTTCGCCGTACGCGTCAGTTGTTTCTCGGTTGCCGGCGACCTCCTGAACCGGTCGATGAAATCAGTCGAAACCACCGCCGTGATCGCATTGACCCCCGAGTCCAGGCTCGACATGGCGGCCGCGAACATGGCGGCAACCACGAACCCGGACACGCCGGGCGGAAGGTAGTAGGCGATATAGTGTGGGAAAACATGGTGCGCCTGTCCGTCCAGGTCGGCGCCGGCGGGGAGCAGATCGGGTTGGGCCTGGAA from Gemmatimonadota bacterium harbors:
- a CDS encoding ribonuclease activity regulator RraA; the encoded protein is MSEQQAPSRETLESLLIPSTATLTSVLTEYGLYNTFMQDVAPLAPGTRMAGPAFTLRYIPGREDITHVPVDNLTDMQRIGIESIRQGEVLVIDARGDTRAGVMGDILATRILQRGAAGVVSDGAFRDTPAIVEAGLAAYARSMNAHNSKSVHYPSDIQRPIACGGIAVFPGDIIVGDAEGIVVVPRHLAEVVAEKAEAQEEREVFILQKIQQGHSIIGVYPPDEMTLAEYEAWKAKKG
- a CDS encoding GHMP kinase, producing MPDDVEAFENALACTPKSLHGPLGKRFRVDKPIYVVRAPARLDCMGGIADYSGSLVCEMTLDRAVLMGIQARDDRQVAIHSAGVDAMGMSPDVTLALEDLTAGRATGDYDTLKLRFSRTPESAWAAYVAGAFSVLQGEGYMGRFPHGATIVLVSNIPLRVGVSSSAALEIAAIYGLSLLYGIELDGMDLAVLSQKVENRVVGAACGIMDQVTCALGTRGRLLSLLCQPHTVREQIPVPEGVHFIGINSGIRREIKGSRYTNSRIAAFMGLAIIQDHLRSGNGAAANSHLGYLCNLSTTEYVESYRSLLPPSISGRAFEQRYGGTPDPVTTVDPEALYKVRSRVEHPVYEHRRATEFTECIRLAGVTEQAGSLEQAGRLMYASDWSYTHRCGLGSTETSWIVRETRKLGLEAGFYGAKITGGGAGGTVAVAGNDRMFDHLGHLLKRYGEATGIEAELFTGTSPGTLEFGHRVYRIT
- a CDS encoding sugar phosphate nucleotidyltransferase, whose product is MKRIRKAVIPLAGQGIRMMPATRAVRKALFPIVDVRGRAKTVLQLIMEEAINAEIEEIGLVIAPEDEALIRAYFSRLPGPLKSAIGNRADLLAAAEFPGELSEKLTIIPQDRPRGFGDAILRAGAWIGNDPVLVMLGDHLYLSGEERCCARQLLDAFAELQAPVSGVIRKSVDAIKHFGTVSGCPVPRWNGLYKLDAVVEKPETVLARDRLRVEGMPADTYLCWFGLHAMTPDLISCLARMARDGATDEGELQLTGAQAMLASQRAYFALEINGEHFDTGSPDGYVEAVAAFADPARP
- a CDS encoding sodium-coupled permease, whose amino-acid sequence is FQAQPDLLPAGADLDGQAHHVFPHYIAYYLPPGVSGFVVAAMFAAAMSSLDSGVNAITAVVSTDFIDRFRRSPATEKQLTRTAKMLAFVIGAIAVGASSLMELVPGNITAVTNKTSNLLTTPIFALFFFALFVPFARPAGVVAGAVCGILTASLIAFSGPLFGMLPDGNDPVSFMWISPMALAVNLGVGTAVSWVLARNGNARNEQARNRDAGQE
- a CDS encoding MFS transporter; amino-acid sequence: MQEDKKLTRLQTARGMRMWNVNGMLESVHSAITTGVYTTGYALHLGASSAMIGFISASISIGQLLQAFSPLLIERLPRRKTLCLFANGISSSLWLPIAFIPFLFFEGYQLLALMAFIALSKAAMSLVSPARQSWLTDLVPDEIRGRFVARQRSLTASAGLITSVCAGFFLSTYAAGDSQEGFSSIFVVAVVFSGFGVWAWSRIPEPQKSRGEDIPSNQLLRLPFRHGPFRRLMFLVSGRLLIAQIAAPFFTVYMLRTLEVSYAQIAIFSAIQTIATVIMNPFWGYLADKYGYKPVMSITAAGLALFPLGWGFVTLENYWIMVPLVQVWGGSMSAGWSTARFNLIVKTAPAANRSAFLGCYSAVSRGCAACGAVLGGIAADLCTSIPAVSFFGYTFAGLQYLFLANGVLRISYMGLLARLVSDSQVSSRDVINRVRKGNPIATLWHLVRMGKSGNPSVRARAARELGETGSHLAVDELIALLDDSDRNVRREAVQSLSRIGAEEAVNPLLECVGNPSSDIAEEAVEALGAVPSSLSLNILVTLLHDERPGIRRSAVIALDRIGDRRAETALEALLEHERDPAIVQSALETLARMGSTGILGRLQDLIRTSETSLERGVLVMSAGHLLGAPDLLYRLLQAGEMDQDRAMVRIFRTVRRQLGGWSYVERDTRNQYTAAVDRAMNAFERQQTGEMLKLLVEVARDVVGEARPEGAAGPKRPDRSADYAAPAGGPAAGRDDIELAYRVLSDLESEGRTRTLHAEERLLAVVALQRIADLATG